The Candidatus Margulisiibacteriota bacterium genomic interval GCATCATTGACACTGTTATTTTACAGTGCTAACTTTAACAGTATAATGAGCAGCGATTTAGGTATATATAATTATGGTCTTACTTCAAATGTAGCCAACAAGTTTGACCCTTCAAAACCTGAGGATGCAGTGCTTTATTTTCAGCAAAGCTTTACCAACATATTTGAGAATTTTTTATCACAAGACGCAAGTAGCGATTCATTTGATGGTTTTATGGGAAGTTCTTCGGGTAGCTCTAGCTCATCGTATGATCCTTTTTCCTCTAGTTATGATTTTTATTCTCAGATGATTAATTTGCAAACCCAGCAGTCAGGTTCTAGCACTTCTTCAAGTCAATTGGAACTTTTGAATGGGGCAGCGAATCTAATAGAGAAAGAAGCGGTATACTCTTACAAAGGTCAAAGGCTAACGGGAATGATTCAAAGTGTAGTAAATGATAACGGTAAAATATATTTTAAGATAGATGGAGATTTGATTCAGATTGACCAGTTGTTAGAAGTAAGAAAGGCAGTGTAATTATGCTAGATATTATGAAAAACGGTGAAAATGCTATGAGAGCATTTGAAACAGCCCTAAGACTTCAGACAGCAAACATGGGCAACATGAGCACAACTGGATACAAATCCCTCAAATATTCCTTTAAAACAGTCTTTAATAAGGTTATCAACACTGGCTCAGCTGGGAGCATGCAACACGGAGGGACTAACCCTCATCAAGAAGGTTCTAGTGTCGCTCTAGCAAATATAACAATAGATTTTTCTCAAGGTGAGCTTGGTACTGGTAATATGTTAGATTTAGCTATCCAAGGTAATGGTCTTTATATCGTTTCTCCTGATAGTGGAAATACTTTTTTGTATACTAGAGCAGGGAACTTTCAATTGAATGATTTGGGTGAGTTATTGGATAATTCAGGAAGAAATGTTTATGGATATAAGTATATTGGTAATGGCGAGTTTAATACATCAATGATTGAGCCTATCGTGATCCAGAAACCTGTAAATGCAGGATGGCAGTATGAAGGGACTAGAGGCATACTTGTCGAGGAGTTTAGTCTTTCTTCCCAAGGATTAGAAATTGGAAAACCATTATTTCAAGTAGCTCTTACCGATTTTCCAAACAAATCAGCATTAATCCAGCATGATGGTTCAACCTATAAAGCAACTCCTGCTGCGGGCATTCCCTTTAATCCTTCTCCGCCATTAGTCAATGGTATGGGTCAAGCGATGTCTCAATCTGTAGAAAAATCTAATGTCTTTTTTATTGGTGAAACAGTAGATGCGATGGAAATACAAAGAGCAATGTCTGCTAGTTTGACAGCTGTTAAGATTGCCAGCCAGCAAATAGAAAATATAATACAACAGTTAGGAACGTAATGAATGGTCGTTAGTATGGAGATAAAACTGCCACTAGGTCTTGGGCAGTGGCATTTATACCAGCCTGAAACATCTTCTGTAATGAAGGAAGAGCTTTCTGATGGCGCTCGTAAGAAAATTTTATCTGAACTTAATATTTTTTCCAAATGGATGGAAAGCATTTCACTTAAAGCTCAAGATAAATATCAGTTAGTCTTTTCACAAAAAGATATTTCCTATAACAAGATATACAGTAATGATTTAGGTAGAATTTTAGGAAACAACCTCACAGTAGAATACCAAGACAAAAAAGGAGCTTTTTTGTTTTCTCTGGATAGTTCATTTTTAAGAAATATTTTAGGGATGTATTTTGGTGTGGATATGGTTAAGTTGGGTGGGTTTACTTTCACCGATATGGAATTGGTGCTGATTAAGAGTTTTTATAGTGATTTTTTTGCTAAGTTTTTTGTTGATAGTGGGTTTATTGAAAAAGAACATAAGTTAAATTTTCATGATGGTAAGTTTGGAACAATGAAATACATCGCTGCCAATCAAGATTTTATTAATATAAAGTTTAGCTTAGGTTTCCCCGGCAATAATGAATCTTCGATTGATTTATTTTATTCTGAGCATGTTTCTAAGAATTTTTTAGAAAGAATCGCTGTGCATCAAACTCAAGAAGTTGTTCTATCGGATAATATGAAAAGTGGCATAAGCACAGAAGTTGCAGTTCAGTTTGGTCAAGCCAAGCTAACTTTTGGTGAGTTTATGAATATTCAAAAAGGAGATGTTTTAGTTTTAAACAGTAAGGTTGGCGATAAAATTAAATTTATTTTAGCCGATCAGTTAGCCTTTGTTTCCTCTGTTGGCCAAAGTGAAGGGAAATATGCAATAAAATTAGAAGAGCAAATAATAGATTTATCCTTAGTATCACCAAAGGTACCGACCAAAATAGTAGAAAAAGAAGAAACGAAGGAAGAGGAATTGTTGATGAGTTCGTTTGATAAAGTTAATATAGAAGAAGAAAAAAAGGACCAAGAGTTTGGCTCAGTTCTTGATGATAATTCAGAGGACGAAGAATTTGATTGGGAGAAATTATAATGAATAAGGATGATTTAAAGAAAATGCTTGAGGATGATTTTTTTGGTGAAGGTGATTCCTTGAGTGGATTAGATGACATCTCTTTAGGGATGACTGGTAAAGAAGAGGAAAAAGATGTTTTTGACCTTGATGGCTTTGATTTTGATGATGATGACAATTTATTAGGTAGTGACTTGGACTTGGATGAATTAGATGAAGAAATTTCGAGTGATCTGAAAAAAAATAATGTAAGGCATGACGAGATAAATGTTAATAGTAAAAGTATCTTTGACGATATCACTAAAGATGTTAATGATATTCTTAGTAAAACTGAGGAGCAAATTGAAGAAGAATTTGAGTCTGAAGAATTTCCAGAAGTTGAAGATATTAAAGAGGTTAGAGATAATAATACATTTACAAATTATGTTCTAAATGACACAATAAACGAAGAAGAAAGCTATCTTGATATAGAAGAAAGCAAAGGAACTGATATGAGTAAAAACGCCTTAGATTATAATGAATTTTCTGATGCCCTGAATCAAGAATATATCAATGTGAAGAAACTTGATTTTCCTGAAATGAGCAATCAGTTAACGGGCTCCAAGTTTAAAGTAGATCTTTTTTCTAATATTCCAGTCACAATAGATGTTTTCTTAGGCAAAACAACTCTTTCCTTGAAGGATGTTCATGACTTTTCTAAAGGTTCAGTAATCGAGCTGGATAATTTTTATGGTGAGCCCTTAGAGCTAAAAATAAACGGAGAACTTATCGCGACTGGAGAGGTTGTCGCTATTGATAATAAATATGGAATAATGATAAAAGATATAGTTAAATCATGATTCACTACCTACGTATAACTTTATCTTTACTTTCAATTGGTGCAATATTATTCATTGTATACTATGTTTTAACTAAGCTTCCGGGCAATAATGTGTTAAATAAAAAGAATAAACGGATTAGTTTTATTGAACAAATGTTTTTAAGTCCAGGGGTGGCGGTTTATATTGTTAAAGTAGATGAACAAGAGTTTTTAGTTGGAGTAAGTAATAAAGCTATCAATGTTATTCAGCCACTAAATGGTGCTACTACACCAACTGAGCCAGTTGATTTTGCTGAAGTTCTTAAAAAGAAAGAGGCTCTAGTGACTAAGAGCCGTGTTCCTAAATCAAAATTAGTTAAAAAGGTAGAGTAAGATGGATTTAGCTAATTTATTAGACACACCAATTCAGTTTAGCAGTTCTGTTAATCTGATGTTTTTCCTTTCGCTGATATCCTTTGTCCCTTTCTTTTTAATATCCGTAACTTCTTTTTTAAGAATAACGATTGTTTTTGGTATGATGAGGAGTGCTTTGGGTACTCAACAATCGCCCCCCAACATGGTTATTGTGTCGTTAGCACTTTTTATGACAATCTTTATCATGTCCCCAGTTTGGAATGATATTAACGATAATGCGGTGAAGCCATTTGTTAAGGGAAAAATCACCCAAGCAAAAGCTATAGAAATTGGTCAAAAACCATTAAGAAATTTTATGTTTAAACAAACCAAGGAAAACGATTTAGCTTTGTTTGCCCAATTTGCTGGACTTGATTTAAAAAAAATAACCGAGAGAGATGACATTCCTACTTATGTGTTAATTCCTTCTTTCATGATTAGTGAATTAAAAACAGCATTTATTATTGCGTTTGTAATATTTCTCCCTTTTATTTTAGTCGACTTATTAGTGGCGAATATCCTGCTTTCATTGGGGATGATGATGTTGTCTCCGGTCATGATATCGCTGCCGTTTAAAATACTTTTGTTTGTTTTGGTTGATGGGTTTAATTTAATTGCAAGAGGACTTATGCTGAGTTATCTTGGCTAAATTTTTATATTTCTTCCTTTTTTTTTATAGTTTTCTTTTTTGTGTTGGTGAACCAGAAAAAATAGTATTTAGTAATAGTCCTGAAAACATTTATATCGATGGAAGCCTCTTGAATATTCAGGTGAGTGGTAGTTTTCGGTTGTTTTTTTCACACAACAACCAGACGAAGAATAAGGGAGATATTGTTGTACGGATAACCTCGTCAGAGGATGTGCAAGTTCAGCAGAGGATGGTATTTGCAGGACCAGACAAAAGCGAGCTTTATGTTGGCAAGATTTTGGGGGAGAGATTCTTTGCAAGCTATAATCATGTGAATCTAACAAACTTGCCGATGGAGTGGAAGTGGGGAGTAGCTACTCAAAATGTTCTTTCAGGAATTATTGATGTTTTTCCTGAGAATTCAAGCAGTATTTGCAAGGTACATATATATTTTAACAATCCTTCATCTTTAGTTTTTGATAATAACAAATATATCTTTCCTAATACGACTGTTAAGAAAAGATCCAAGCTGCTCAATGGTAATGTTCGTCATAATTTAAAAATAGCGGATAATTTTGAGTTTATAAATAATGGACATTATTCATTACCAGGTAATTATGGCGTTTTGTATGAGTATTTAGTTGATTTTTCCGAAACAGGAGAGTATCAGTTGTTTTTTACTGCCAACGGAGGTCCTGCTTCCTGTGTGTTTACGTTGGATGGTGAAGTATTTAGTGTATATAGCAATAATAGTAAAAAAGTTGGTAGTTTTAATGTTCCAAGACAAGGACTCAAGAAGCTTGTAACCTTTCCCTTACCTGGCTCTAACTATCCTGCGACTGTTACAATTGTTAAAGAAAAGGTGTATACTGAGTAATCATGGATATTAACATCGCAACTGACTATCTTAGGCAGGCAATTACCTTGTTGCTGTCTTTGGTTTTACCAGTTGTTGGTTCTGGATTAGTCATCGGTTTACTTATTTCCTTATTTCAAGCTGTTACTCAAATACAAGAACAGACACTTACTTTTGTGCCAAAGATGGTTGTTGTTTTTTTGGTGGTATCAATAGGTTTTCCGTGGATGGCAGCAAGTCTTCAGGCTTGGGTGACCACAATGTGGTCGGCAATCCCTTATTTTTAAATGATTATAGACGGACCTAGTCTCCTTTTATTCATGTTTATTTTGGCAAGGGTAATAGGTTGCTTTATCCTGATGCCATTTTTTAGTGAAAGGTCAGTGTCGCAAATGATCAAGCTGATGTTCGCTTTTTGGCTAAGTATAATCTTGTTCATTTCTATACCAAAAACAGTATTAATTCCGGAGCATTATTTAGAATTAATCATCGCTTTTGTTAATGAGTTTATGCTGGGTCTTTTTATTGGGCTTATTGCTAGACTTATTTTCTATGGAATACAATTTGCTGGTGGATTAATGGATATGCAGATGGGGTTAAGCGTTGCCGCAGCATTCGACCCTGCAACAGGTAGCCAAGAAACAATTATTAGTAGGTTGCTATATATTACTTCCATCGCAGTTTTTTTGATGATTGATGGTCATCATTTAGTTTTGACAGGTTTGTTTGAGAGTTTTAACGCTATTCCTTTGTTTAGCGAAGTTGCTTATCCCATGGGTTTACAGCAGTTAGGTGATTTAGGTTCAAATATGTTTTTTATCGCAGTTACAATCTCAATGCCAATCATTATCATAATTTTTATGTTGGATTTTTCTTTGGGATTATTAGCTAGACTAGCACCGCAGGTTAACGTTTTCTTTTTAGGGTTTCAGATTAAGCCTATGTTAGGCGCATTTATTTTGTTACTACTTATTCCAACAATGATGAGTAAAATTGTCGTTATTATGGATGATTTGGCTGTTCAAATTGTATATTTTTATAAATCTGTAAAGATACTCTGACATGGGTGATCAAGGAGATAAAACCGAAGAACCTACCCCTCATAAACTAAGGGAAGCACGTAAAAAAGGGCAGGTAGTTAAGAGTAAGGAGATTACTACTGCCTTTTTGTTTTTTGCTTCATATTATGCCTTAAACGCTTTTTTACCACAAATGTGGCAAAATATGACTGATTTTTTCCTTTTATGTTTCACATCAGTAAGGGAAGAGATAACGATTGTTTCTGCAGCAAAGATTCTCGAGAAAGGCTACCATGCTTTAATGTTTTCGTTATTGCCAATAATGCTTATTATTTTTTTTGTGGCAATTTTATTGGAGTTTTTGCAGTCTGGTTTTAATTTTTCGGTTGACCCTCTGATGCCAAAGCTTAATAAAATTAATCCAATCGAAGGATTTAAAAAAATCTTTTCCGTGAAAGGACTTTTTGAGTTAGCAAAATCAATCGCTAAGATGGGGATAATAGTTTTTATTATGGTTAAGGCTATCACGCCGATTCTGCCTCAATTATTAGAAACAGCCAATATGCCAGTCCTTGGTTCCGTTGGAATGGCCGGAAAACTAGCCTTTGATGTTGCTATCAGGGTTGGGCTTTTCTTTTTAGTTGTGGCTGCTCTTGATTATTTTTGGCAAAGGCATCAATTTATGAAGCAGATGAGGATGAGTAAACAAGAGATTAAAGATGAATATAAGAAGTTGGAGGGTGACCCCTTAATCAAACAAAGGCAACGAGATATGGCTTTATCGTTGTCAGGAGGTAGACAGTCCAAGGGCGCTGCAGGAGCAGACGCTGTTGTCACAAATCCAACTCACATAGCTGTTGCAATTAAGTATGACGCAGAGATAATGAAGGCACCTGAAGTTGTAGCAAAAGGAAAGATGTTGATTGCGGAAGAGATTAAGAAAGTAGCTGATGAAAATTATATTTATATTTTGGAAGATAAATTATTAGCTTGGGATTTGTTTAATACAACGGAAGTTGGACAGGAGGTCCCGCCAGATTTATACACAGAAGTTGCTGAATTGCTTGCTCTGGTGTATGAAATTAAAAGAAAGAGAAAAAAACGAAATCAACAAGAAAATGAGGTGAAAGATGAAAAATCTAAATAAAATAATTTGGCCGATTTTTATTATTCTGCTTTCTTTGACAGGAATATATATTTACGAACAAGGAAAATCAAAGAGCATTCAAGTTGTGGAAAGAGTGCAAGAAGTTCAGGAGATAAAAAAAATTGTTGTTCAGGTGGATGGCGCTGTTTTGCATCCAGGTATTTATCAGGTAACAGAAAATTTACATTTATATGAGCTTTTATTAATGGTTCAGCCTTTGCCGGATGCTGATTTGCAAAAGTTCAATTTGGCCGAGGTGCTTAAAGATGGTGCGTTATATAGAATTCCAGCACTAAAGAAGGAAATTGCTAAGCCAGCCCTGTCCAGCGT includes:
- the fliP gene encoding flagellar type III secretion system pore protein FliP (The bacterial flagellar biogenesis protein FliP forms a type III secretion system (T3SS)-type pore required for flagellar assembly.) yields the protein MDLANLLDTPIQFSSSVNLMFFLSLISFVPFFLISVTSFLRITIVFGMMRSALGTQQSPPNMVIVSLALFMTIFIMSPVWNDINDNAVKPFVKGKITQAKAIEIGQKPLRNFMFKQTKENDLALFAQFAGLDLKKITERDDIPTYVLIPSFMISELKTAFIIAFVIFLPFILVDLLVANILLSLGMMMLSPVMISLPFKILLFVLVDGFNLIARGLMLSYLG
- a CDS encoding helix-hairpin-helix domain-containing protein; its protein translation is MKNLNKIIWPIFIILLSLTGIYIYEQGKSKSIQVVERVQEVQEIKKIVVQVDGAVLHPGIYQVTENLHLYELLLMVQPLPDADLQKFNLAEVLKDGALYRIPALKKEIAKPALSSVSKVIGKININKATAEELSKIPGIGISYAERIVEYRNEKGYFGDKNELLKVKGIGPSKLKAMANNITLD
- a CDS encoding FliM/FliN family flagellar motor switch protein, whose amino-acid sequence is MVVSMEIKLPLGLGQWHLYQPETSSVMKEELSDGARKKILSELNIFSKWMESISLKAQDKYQLVFSQKDISYNKIYSNDLGRILGNNLTVEYQDKKGAFLFSLDSSFLRNILGMYFGVDMVKLGGFTFTDMELVLIKSFYSDFFAKFFVDSGFIEKEHKLNFHDGKFGTMKYIAANQDFINIKFSLGFPGNNESSIDLFYSEHVSKNFLERIAVHQTQEVVLSDNMKSGISTEVAVQFGQAKLTFGEFMNIQKGDVLVLNSKVGDKIKFILADQLAFVSSVGQSEGKYAIKLEEQIIDLSLVSPKVPTKIVEKEETKEEELLMSSFDKVNIEEEKKDQEFGSVLDDNSEDEEFDWEKL
- a CDS encoding flagellar biosynthetic protein FliO, yielding MIHYLRITLSLLSIGAILFIVYYVLTKLPGNNVLNKKNKRISFIEQMFLSPGVAVYIVKVDEQEFLVGVSNKAINVIQPLNGATTPTEPVDFAEVLKKKEALVTKSRVPKSKLVKKVE
- the fliQ gene encoding flagellar biosynthesis protein FliQ — translated: MDINIATDYLRQAITLLLSLVLPVVGSGLVIGLLISLFQAVTQIQEQTLTFVPKMVVVFLVVSIGFPWMAASLQAWVTTMWSAIPYF
- the fliN gene encoding flagellar motor switch protein FliN, yielding MNKDDLKKMLEDDFFGEGDSLSGLDDISLGMTGKEEEKDVFDLDGFDFDDDDNLLGSDLDLDELDEEISSDLKKNNVRHDEINVNSKSIFDDITKDVNDILSKTEEQIEEEFESEEFPEVEDIKEVRDNNTFTNYVLNDTINEEESYLDIEESKGTDMSKNALDYNEFSDALNQEYINVKKLDFPEMSNQLTGSKFKVDLFSNIPVTIDVFLGKTTLSLKDVHDFSKGSVIELDNFYGEPLELKINGELIATGEVVAIDNKYGIMIKDIVKS
- the flhB gene encoding flagellar biosynthesis protein FlhB; this translates as MGDQGDKTEEPTPHKLREARKKGQVVKSKEITTAFLFFASYYALNAFLPQMWQNMTDFFLLCFTSVREEITIVSAAKILEKGYHALMFSLLPIMLIIFFVAILLEFLQSGFNFSVDPLMPKLNKINPIEGFKKIFSVKGLFELAKSIAKMGIIVFIMVKAITPILPQLLETANMPVLGSVGMAGKLAFDVAIRVGLFFLVVAALDYFWQRHQFMKQMRMSKQEIKDEYKKLEGDPLIKQRQRDMALSLSGGRQSKGAAGADAVVTNPTHIAVAIKYDAEIMKAPEVVAKGKMLIAEEIKKVADENYIYILEDKLLAWDLFNTTEVGQEVPPDLYTEVAELLALVYEIKRKRKKRNQQENEVKDEKSK
- a CDS encoding flagellar hook basal-body protein — translated: MKNGENAMRAFETALRLQTANMGNMSTTGYKSLKYSFKTVFNKVINTGSAGSMQHGGTNPHQEGSSVALANITIDFSQGELGTGNMLDLAIQGNGLYIVSPDSGNTFLYTRAGNFQLNDLGELLDNSGRNVYGYKYIGNGEFNTSMIEPIVIQKPVNAGWQYEGTRGILVEEFSLSSQGLEIGKPLFQVALTDFPNKSALIQHDGSTYKATPAAGIPFNPSPPLVNGMGQAMSQSVEKSNVFFIGETVDAMEIQRAMSASLTAVKIASQQIENIIQQLGT
- the fliR gene encoding flagellar biosynthetic protein FliR, which produces MFILARVIGCFILMPFFSERSVSQMIKLMFAFWLSIILFISIPKTVLIPEHYLELIIAFVNEFMLGLFIGLIARLIFYGIQFAGGLMDMQMGLSVAAAFDPATGSQETIISRLLYITSIAVFLMIDGHHLVLTGLFESFNAIPLFSEVAYPMGLQQLGDLGSNMFFIAVTISMPIIIIIFMLDFSLGLLARLAPQVNVFFLGFQIKPMLGAFILLLLIPTMMSKIVVIMDDLAVQIVYFYKSVKIL